The Mycolicibacterium hassiacum DSM 44199 genome includes a window with the following:
- a CDS encoding PucR family transcriptional regulator, with protein MTGQPLRLDELGADPASVLKVVAYFDDLDDRRCGAADLVRAAARLAGCPVAARADDPLCFDAAGAALNPGVDLDEGDVRVLRDGPAAPLDAVVRDRLRRSLRLCRARRFPAPALGDPALVEVVISSRQDPAARARAARLLGFDESLPVRVLAVSTDAPATLSVVLDVLGGDRVRTTTIGTTIAVAYQGSRDARTLSDALEDAISAAFPTPLPAGAGRGPWIGIGSPTDIFSTPTSWHQARRALRFASSTGYGRRAIAFERLSVLELLADLPVDAVLSNPDVARIDELAATPAGAVEVATAEAFCKYGSLRRTAEELYVHHSTVASRLAHVAERMGWDFDDPMDRFIATLVFLVRRIALSSAELGDTG; from the coding sequence ATGACCGGGCAGCCACTGCGGCTCGACGAGCTGGGCGCCGATCCGGCCTCGGTGCTGAAGGTGGTGGCCTACTTCGACGACCTCGACGATCGACGGTGCGGCGCCGCAGATCTGGTGCGGGCGGCCGCACGGCTGGCGGGTTGTCCGGTGGCGGCGCGCGCCGACGACCCGCTGTGCTTCGACGCGGCCGGCGCCGCGCTGAACCCCGGGGTGGATCTCGACGAGGGCGACGTGCGGGTGCTGCGCGACGGCCCCGCGGCCCCGCTGGACGCGGTGGTGCGCGATCGGCTGCGGCGCAGCCTGCGGCTGTGCCGGGCGCGCCGCTTTCCCGCACCCGCGCTGGGCGATCCCGCGCTGGTGGAGGTGGTGATCTCCAGCCGGCAGGATCCGGCCGCCCGGGCGCGGGCCGCCCGGCTGCTGGGGTTCGACGAGTCGCTTCCGGTCCGGGTGCTGGCGGTGTCGACCGACGCGCCGGCCACGCTGTCGGTGGTGCTCGATGTGCTCGGCGGCGACCGGGTGCGCACCACGACGATCGGCACCACGATCGCGGTGGCATACCAGGGGTCCCGCGACGCCCGTACCCTGTCGGACGCGCTGGAGGACGCCATCTCGGCGGCCTTCCCGACCCCGCTGCCGGCCGGCGCCGGACGCGGCCCGTGGATCGGAATCGGTTCTCCCACCGATATTTTCAGCACACCGACGTCGTGGCATCAGGCTCGGCGTGCGCTGCGCTTCGCCTCCTCGACCGGGTACGGCCGGCGCGCGATCGCCTTCGAACGGCTCAGCGTCCTCGAGCTGCTCGCCGATCTGCCCGTCGACGCCGTGCTGAGTAATCCGGACGTGGCCCGCATCGACGAACTGGCCGCCACCCCGGCCGGCGCGGTCGAGGTGGCCACCGCCGAGGCGTTCTGCAAGTACGGTTCGCTGCGCCGCACCGCCGAGGAGCTCTACGTCCACCACAGCACCGTCGCCAGCCGACTCGCCCACGTGGCCGAGCGGATGGGTTGGGACTTCGACGATCCGATGGACCGGTTCATCGCCACGCTGGTGTTCCTCGTCCGGCGGATCGCACTGTCGTCGGCCGAACTCGGTGACACCGGGTGA
- a CDS encoding nuclear transport factor 2 family protein, with the protein MAIIDPTKTWAPLEQRLARTTHPRHRQMLAVVIEHMKAEAIPDMQRLMATLSPNPDYHFWIGGADAGPKGTDGVRAYYTALLESGTNVLEFEVDRLIVDDDNVVTEGWIKMIYPGREAAALGVEIDDPAGDYLLVFRQLVVWPIDADGLIRGEDAYYTGPVSVTKLSTDDLPRKYVEHKVDRTTDKRGTPVINA; encoded by the coding sequence ATGGCGATCATCGACCCCACCAAGACCTGGGCGCCGCTGGAGCAGCGGTTGGCCCGCACCACCCACCCGCGGCACCGGCAGATGCTGGCGGTGGTCATCGAACACATGAAGGCCGAGGCGATTCCGGACATGCAGCGGCTGATGGCGACGCTGTCGCCGAACCCGGACTACCACTTCTGGATCGGCGGTGCCGATGCCGGGCCGAAGGGCACCGACGGGGTGCGCGCCTACTACACCGCGTTGCTCGAAAGCGGAACGAACGTCCTGGAATTCGAGGTGGACCGGCTGATCGTCGATGACGACAACGTGGTCACCGAAGGTTGGATCAAGATGATCTACCCGGGCCGCGAGGCAGCCGCGCTGGGGGTCGAGATCGACGATCCGGCCGGGGATTACCTGCTGGTGTTCCGTCAGCTCGTGGTGTGGCCGATCGACGCCGACGGCCTGATCCGGGGCGAGGACGCCTACTACACCGGACCGGTCAGCGTGACCAAACTGAGCACGGACGACCTGCCGCGGAAGTACGTTGAGCACAAGGTTGATAGAACGACCGACAAAAGGGGAACACCGGTTATCAATGCGTGA